From a single Solanum dulcamara chromosome 4, daSolDulc1.2, whole genome shotgun sequence genomic region:
- the LOC129885198 gene encoding probable peroxygenase 5 translates to MASSSCAQLDDEIGNNDELTPLQKHVMFFDINKDGIIYPWETYQGFRKLGRNVFRSLLAAVLVHLVTSAKTRPGKWPSLLFPIVIKNIKFGKHGSDSDAYDSEGRFVPEKFEEIFKKYAHTNSEYLTSEEVDELLKKNREPKDYFGWLNAKTDWRVLFDVGKNKDGVLTKDSIRDVYDGSLFEQKAKELAAMK, encoded by the exons ATGGCTTCTTCAAGCTGTGCTCAACTTGATGATG AAATTGGAAATAATGATGAGTTGACACCTTTACAAAAGCATGTAATGTTTTTTGATATTAACAAAGATGGAATTATATACCCTTGGGAAACATATCAAG GTTTCAGAAAATTGGGACGTAATGTTTTTCGTTCACTTTTGGCTGCTGTTCTCGTCCATCTTGTCACCAGTGCCAAGACTCGACCG GGAAAATGGCCGTCTCTACTATTTCCAAttgtaattaaaaatataaaatttggcaAACATGGCAGTGATTCTGATGCCTATGATTCTGAAGGAAG GTTTGTGCCAGAGAAATTTGAGGAGATTTTCAAGAAGTATGCACATACAAATTCAGAATATTTAACATCAGAGGAAGTGGATGAATTGCTCAAGAAAAATAGAGAACCTAAGGACTACTTTGGATG GCTTAATGCTAAAACAGATTGGAGAGTTCTATTTGATGTGGGGAAAAACAAGGATGGTGTATTGACTAAAGATTCAATAAGAGATGTTTATGATGGAAGCCTTTTTGAACAAAAGGCAAAAGAACTTGCTGCTATGAAGTAA